In one window of Buchnera aphidicola (Cavariella theobaldi) DNA:
- a CDS encoding HU family DNA-binding protein, producing MKEKIMNKTQLIKIIAEKSNLSRMQIKSTLEMTLSAIAESLKKGESVQIVGFGTFKVNLRASRTGRNPQTGEEICIPATKVPSFVSGKALKNVVK from the coding sequence ATAAAAGAGAAGATAATGAATAAAACCCAATTAATCAAAATAATCGCTGAAAAATCTAACTTATCTAGAATGCAAATTAAATCTACATTAGAGATGACTTTGTCTGCTATTGCTGAATCTTTAAAAAAAGGAGAATCGGTACAAATTGTTGGATTTGGTACATTTAAAGTCAATCTACGCGCATCACGTACCGGAAGAAATCCTCAAACAGGTGAAGAAATTTGTATACCTGCTACAAAAGTACCAAGTTTTGTATCGGGGAAAGCATTAAAAAATGTTGTTAAATAA